The segment AGCCATGAAAATAGTTGTAAGCTAGTTCTCTATagttgttgcccgtttgccatctcactcattgtacgatgacaattaaaaataaataaaatctactTTATCCATTAGTTTttatcaaatattattttttattaatttatttataaatacCAATCAATTTTAATACCTTTTCAACTAGTACTAAGGAATGCTTTGAATTCGTAATTTCCTAAACCCGATTTTAACtcgttttcaaataaataaatctATATATTTTAGTTATCTTTCTTGGGCCTGGGCCCATAAATAGAACTCAGCCGAAATTTCACTTCCTAGTATAGACACATGTTTTGTTTAAGGTTCCATGATCCCGATGGAAGCAACACACACGCATCCGTCACCTTCGACATTCTCTGCCCACATGAAACGGTCTCTTTCCATTTCCGACATCATCGCTTCTTAATCTCTCCTAAACACCTTCAAATCTGTGTGGGTTTTCTCGTTTCTCCATCAAATCGAATCGAATCCGATGAAGATTTCTCCCTCAATTTCTGTTCGCCATTGAATCCGGCcaccacacacacaaaaaaatgaGCACCGAGAAGTTGGAAAGCGATGTAACAAGTCTCGGCGGCAGCAGCACGTCGTCATCAACGTCGCCGAAACGAGATCGATCTCCGACAACATCGTATAATTACTACGTTCAAAGTCCATCTCGCGATTCGCATGATGATgttgataacaaatcctcaaccAACAGTCAAACAACTCCGACTCACAGCTCTCCGAATGACTCGCCGTCGCATCCTTCACACTCACGACCGTCTTCCTCCAGCGCCAGTAGAGTTTCCGGCCCCTATCGAGCTTTTGCGGTGACCGGAAAACACCGCGTCCATTCGTCTTTTAGGAAGAGGAAAGGGTGGCCGCCGTTGTTCAGTGTGATTGACGAGGAAAATGAAGATTATGAGGACGATGATTACTTCCGAGATAGAGAATTCATGCGACAATGTCGGATTATGATGGTATTGATGGGATTGGTAATGAGTTTTACGGCGATCTGTTTCATCACATGGGGTGCGAGTAGGCCTTACAAGCTTCAAGTTCATATGAAGGTAACTTTAtcgtatataaataaatatatatactcAAAAATCAAAATACTTGAGTTTATTACACATATTTTTTACAATATATAATCACAAATTTTATAATGATGTCATGATGTGTGTGCTAGCAATGTCATTTTACTTTCACATTTTCTTTCTGATATGTCCACTAAAAATAGTTTATCTTAGATATATTTTTGTAATCTgtcaattttatattttcacatgTTCTTACAGATATATATTGGAaataattattttgaattatttacaatgttattatatttttattagaaTGTCGAGTTATATCAGatttactagttgtgagacccatgtatgatattaatttttttttttaaaaaaaaattaaatataaatgtcaaaatatttaaaaactttgaatttataagaaaataagaaaattaatgaattattataatataaatattttttatcttttaaatttaaataaataaaagaaactaatgagttttaattttaggaattttgaaattaaaaggtaagtttattaatgaaattcatatcaatttattattatatttattgtaattattacattaaaatattatgttaaaTTTAATAACAtcgaaaaactcataaaatgacatgtggaaaaaaaaatcaaaataaccacaaaatgatatTTGGCAAATTGAACGAGAGTgtgacaaatggaaaaaaaaaaaaaaaaaaaaaaaaaaaaaaaacccttcatttattagagatgaTTCAATTTTTATCAAATTaactaaataattaattaattaatttggtACAATATGATTATGTAATAACAATTTTTCATAGAGaattttaatagttttttttaatagaCGAAAATATTATAATTGCCATGATTGCAAATTCACAAAACATTTGATTTATTGGTGTTTTTGTCCAAGCGTGTAGTTAAAAACAATAAAATGTATAACGgtgtttttatcttttaaataataGCAAATAGACATACCTCgcaatctactctaataaatgaaggtttttttggcacatgttttcttctccttcatttaaacacatggcattttctagaatttttaaattttttatttcccacttgtcattttattgtattttttattttattaaattaaaattccacatttaatatgtaaggtaacatatatgtaaggtatttattagaaatggtttatatatgtaatgtattcaatacattaaagccttattaattttaataattcaaaaaatttctcatgtttcttataaattcaaacttttcaaattgttgaaatttcatatttaatttttttttaaataaactcatgtaatacatgggtctcatacCTAGTTTTAAATATTATGATTACACTATTTGGTTGCAGCTATATAGTAGGTGATGTTATTTTTTGTGAAATTAATCTATCATGAATATTTATATAACATGAGTTTTTGCCTTTGTGACATGAATCATCAACATTATGGTTTTGTAGAGTTGGAAGGTGAACAATTTCTATTATGGAGAAGGAACGGATTACACCGGAGTTCCAACCAAGTTCTTGACTGTAAATTGTACGGTGAAGATGAACATAGAAAACCCTGCCACGTTTTTTGGCATCCATGTCTCTTCAAGTTCTTTAAATCTCTTTTATTCACAAATCGTGGTAGGAAGTGGTCAGGTAATTAGCTCTTCATGCCCATTTTCTTCATGGGATTTTAaccttgaaacctttcaatttaCAATGTTGTATTCTGTTTGTTATCATTAGTTTGTGAACTATTATCAACCGAAGAAAAGCCAAAGGACAATGTCAGTGAATGTTGAAGGTCGTAAGGTTCCTCTCTATGGAGCTGGTATACGTTTAGCTACATCagacaacaacaataacaatagTGTCCCATTGAAGTTAGAGTTTGAGATTCGTTCACATGCCAATTTGGTGGGGTGGTTGGTAAAGACAAAGCATCGACGTCAAGTGTTTTGCACCATGGAAATTGACTCTGAGAACAATAAAGTTATAAACTTTAAGAGGGAATCATGTTCGTATACGTGAAATGAAAATCAAGATCGAAAGTTGCTTTTATGTTTCTCTTATTTTATGAACATCACTAGCAAATGAGTAATTCTAGTTACATATGTTTCCTATTTCCTATTTGGTAGATTTTCGGTGTGATAAACCACAGTCGTTTCTCTTGGATCTTGCATCATTTGTAAAGGATTAATTTCACTTTATATATCTAAAATGTGTTactttagtttattttttatttctgaTGACTTACATATGTAAAACTACaaattttgaaaaaaagaaaCAAGTCAGGTAACTTCTCTAAGTTGCCTAAAACATACTCAAAGTATTACTCCTCCTAAATCTTTTTGTACAAGAAATGATATTATATTGATTGGTTCTCAACAAACTAATACATACAAGAACATAAACAAGAACCCAATGCAAGAGTCATATATTTAAAGGTTGCACTTTGTGCCTTAACTAGACTACAAGTATACCAAAACTACATAGAACTAGCCAATATAAGAATATGGTATTGTCAATTAGGTTGGGTGGTGAGTAAGTAAGGAAATGGAGTTTAGATGTTAAAGCGTCCTAGAAATCGAAGTATGTTGCCTAAATAGGAAATGTGTGAAGTATATAGTTATGAAAGAATCCCTTGCTTTGTAATGTATTTTATGATAATATGCATTCCAATATCATAGGTATGTGTCTCAGAATAGCTAAAGATTACTAGAAATACAAAGTAATGAAAGTACACTACCTACATAAAATATCATCATAAGTATGATGCCTAAATGAGAATAACTAAAGTATGAGATGAACGTACATGTGTGTATTTGGTAGTGCATTTATTAGTAGATATGTAGTGTCCCATATATGATGAAGAATGTCTTATAGAGTTATGGGTGTGAATACAAccaaatataacttttaaaaaacaCCATCTCTCTTATTGTTTGTCCACATTAAACGAGGGTTTAATCTTCATGTGTAAAGtcccatttttacaaaaaaaaaaaaaaaaaaaaactttccttTTTAATTAAAACTTCACATTTATAAGATCTCAGTTAAGAAAACCATTTGTTCCAAAATacatttgtttttaaaaaaacgTTTAATCTTCAACTATGagccaaagcttagtaagttcctccacaataccacataccacaatacacatacaatgcatgcacaccGGGCCCACAACATAAGACTGGATTTTCCATGGGCCCAAAGCAtaagactggattacccccggGCCCACAACATAAGACTGGATTGCCCTCGAgtttgttggcctacagcacCAAGTAGTATTGTTTCAAACCAACCGCTCACCTGAGCCTCCAGCCCACGAATGGTTCCTCTCTCGTGCCTACAACTTACAGTTGGCCTGCAtctggtatcttggcctacaccacgaagcaggaccgcctcaacatGATccaccacaatatgtcgacagatgaaacaaacaagcaatcaagtaaacacataagcaTGGGCAACTATCTACCCAAGTCTACCTATCTAACAACTCACTACCATATACTAGGCCTCATACAACACATTATGTCACTACCGTCAAATCTCCAAGGAATGCATAACTATatgtaaccagaggtgagatagacatTCGAACATGTGATCCCACTCTatagccacaaccaaacaaggaacatgaaagaaAGCCTaaatcaagagttctcaggctatcctacgtgACTACATACAACCCCTATGACACTCCACTAGATGATAAACAACCTACTGGTACTCTAACCAATCTACCGGTACTCTAACCATCATATCATTACTcatatatcctaacatacaaggATATATGCTGCAATACGTAGTATAGTGAGGAAATTCACCTAATCGAAGACTCAAGGAAACACAACAACATGCTTACTCCATGTACTAATCACTCCTGCAAACCGATAAGCTCCAAACCAAGGTGGAACCTTAATTAATAACTCAATTCCTTCAAGTTTGACCTAAAGTAAAACTCATCAAAATGTCAACGACCCCCACGTCATGGCAAACTCTTGGCCACATTGTGGCCAACTAAGGCAAAACAGTCGATCATCAGAGCACCACCACGCCATGGCAAGCTCTTGGCCATGTCGTGGGATTTGGTAGAATGCCAAATTCTTCATTAAGTGTTTAATCCCTAAAGATCTAAGCCCAAAACTTCAGATATACTTCTATtcaatgacttaatggataaagttcccaactttatcTATTAGGACTCCATTCAAAGAATAGATCTACAACCCTAAattcattaagtccttaatgaggcTATAACTTGAGCATGAATGCAAGATACACCAAACCTAGAAAATTCATCACAATCTCTGGAGTTCTTCAAACTCCAAGAGCATCCAAGAAAGGGACCAAAATCTTACAAAAAGGACTCAAACTTATAACAAGAAAAACATAAGTCAAGATGatagctttataccttcaatcaCTCAGAAATATGAAGAAGATAGTGGATCCAAGCTCACTCCTTAACCCCTTGCACAAAGATGGACTTCTCCTTTCCTCAAGCTTCTCCCAAAATCCAAGAATAAGCTCTAAATCAAAAAAATCAAGCCTTCAGTCATGCCCGGATGCTAGGGTTTCGTTCGGAAGGGATGAAGGCTGAATAGGATGCCCTAAACCTTGAGTTTAGGGGCTTGAATATGGAAGAatccctaaaagatcatgggcttgggct is part of the Lactuca sativa cultivar Salinas chromosome 7, Lsat_Salinas_v11, whole genome shotgun sequence genome and harbors:
- the LOC111883877 gene encoding uncharacterized protein LOC111883877, with the translated sequence MSTEKLESDVTSLGGSSTSSSTSPKRDRSPTTSYNYYVQSPSRDSHDDVDNKSSTNSQTTPTHSSPNDSPSHPSHSRPSSSSASRVSGPYRAFAVTGKHRVHSSFRKRKGWPPLFSVIDEENEDYEDDDYFRDREFMRQCRIMMVLMGLVMSFTAICFITWGASRPYKLQVHMKSWKVNNFYYGEGTDYTGVPTKFLTVNCTVKMNIENPATFFGIHVSSSSLNLFYSQIVVGSGQFVNYYQPKKSQRTMSVNVEGRKVPLYGAGIRLATSDNNNNNSVPLKLEFEIRSHANLVGWLVKTKHRRQVFCTMEIDSENNKVINFKRESCSYT